Proteins encoded by one window of Sulfurospirillum barnesii SES-3:
- the ybaK gene encoding Cys-tRNA(Pro) deacylase yields MNLKKTNAARFLDTLKLPYTMSSYEVDEEDLSATHAAASLGVDASCVFKTLVARDDAKRILVACIPAAEEIDLKALAKVANAKRCELVAVKELLGLTGYIRGGCSPLAMKKHFPTFIDESIHQHEKIYVSAGLRGVQLCLSPSVLIEASKAVCEPLVKL; encoded by the coding sequence ATGAACCTAAAAAAAACCAATGCGGCGCGGTTTTTAGATACGTTGAAACTGCCTTATACGATGAGTTCGTATGAGGTAGACGAAGAGGACTTGAGTGCGACACATGCGGCAGCATCGCTTGGGGTGGATGCTTCGTGTGTGTTTAAAACGCTGGTGGCGAGGGATGATGCTAAGCGCATTTTGGTGGCGTGTATTCCTGCAGCAGAAGAGATCGACCTGAAGGCTTTAGCGAAAGTGGCAAACGCTAAGCGGTGTGAACTAGTGGCGGTGAAAGAGCTTTTAGGGCTTACGGGCTACATTCGTGGTGGGTGTTCACCGCTTGCGATGAAGAAACATTTTCCTACATTTATCGATGAAAGCATCCATCAGCATGAAAAAATCTACGTCAGCGCAGGACTTCGTGGGGTTCAGCTTTGCCTTTCACCTTCGGTATTGATTGAAGCTTCCAAAGCGGTGTGTGAACCTCTTGTAAAACTCTAA
- the cas6 gene encoding CRISPR-associated endoribonuclease Cas6 — MNYFELKCKAFVKKDIAFQASFELLSKYISFSMYQEGEGEVHQKEGFKYYVFGGFVPIEKEKVYQQGNLYSFTIRSLDETLIDTLKTTLRQNINHEFLQVVESHKKTIPQFFITELYSATPVVVSVANGKYWTMQESGDIMQLQRQLHENAEKKYQSFFGESLHVNQNFIQLIEIKNKVPQNILITKEGKSIRFFGNKFRIVPNEDEASQKLAFVALACGLGEKNSYGAGFMLGRGIR; from the coding sequence GTGAACTATTTTGAACTGAAATGCAAGGCATTTGTTAAAAAAGATATAGCGTTTCAAGCAAGTTTTGAACTGCTTTCCAAATACATCAGTTTTTCGATGTACCAAGAAGGTGAAGGTGAAGTGCATCAAAAAGAGGGGTTCAAATACTACGTTTTCGGAGGCTTCGTTCCCATCGAAAAAGAGAAAGTCTACCAACAAGGCAATCTCTACAGTTTTACCATTCGCTCCCTAGATGAAACCCTCATCGACACACTCAAAACCACCTTACGTCAAAACATCAACCATGAATTCCTCCAGGTCGTAGAATCCCATAAAAAAACCATCCCACAATTTTTCATCACCGAACTCTACAGCGCCACGCCCGTCGTCGTCTCGGTCGCTAATGGCAAATACTGGACAATGCAAGAGAGCGGCGACATCATGCAACTGCAACGTCAGCTCCACGAAAACGCCGAGAAAAAATACCAAAGCTTCTTTGGAGAATCTTTACATGTAAACCAAAACTTCATCCAACTCATCGAGATCAAAAACAAAGTACCACAAAACATCCTCATCACCAAAGAAGGAAAATCCATCCGATTTTTTGGCAATAAATTTAGGATTGTTCCCAATGAAGATGAGGCGAGCCAGAAGCTGGCGTTTGTTGCGTTGGCGTGCGGCCTTGGGGAAAAGAATAGTTATGGGGCAGGTTTCATGCTTGGAAGGGGGATAAGATGA